One Eurosta solidaginis isolate ZX-2024a chromosome 5, ASM4086904v1, whole genome shotgun sequence DNA segment encodes these proteins:
- the LOC137253878 gene encoding uncharacterized protein: MSGLEKFQANKAWRAKVKKLLVMQRKATTPAKEPVSCQRFSLDLEEDLQTLLEARAAPRVANVDQHESNVAVSGNAMNKIFEMEDENKSNNANTKKRIPYNFSTKASCDETIFECQQQRTSDESFMALEKMCDKTASDPDSTLFKYIHSENKDMVKEDAKKRSADGNYFKIPCKQELQEIDEEAQSLQRLLHDLCVQEQHQLDNETPLKSIE; encoded by the exons atgtctggattggaaaaatttcaagcaaataaagcttggcgtgcaaaagtcaagaaattacttgtcatgcaacg aaaggctacaacgcctgctaaagagccggtatcttgccaacgctttagcttggatttagaggaggatctacaaactttgctagaagcacgcgcagctcctcgtgtagcgaatgtggatcaacacgaaagtaacgttgctgttagcggaaatgcaatgaacaaaatatttgaaatggaggatgaaaataaatccaacaatgcaaacactaaaaagaggattccttataatttttcaactaaggcatcttgtgacgaaactatattcgaatgccaacagcaacgtacgtctgatgaaagttttatggctttggaaaaaatgtgtgataaaacagcatccgatcctgacagcacactatttaagtacatacatagcgagaacaaggatatggttaaagaagatgctaaaaagcgcagcgccgatggaaactattttaaaatcccttgtaaacaag AACTACAAGAAATAGATGAAGAAGCACAATCACTGCAACGTCTATTGCATGACTTATGCGTACAGGAGCAGCATCAATTGGATAATGAAACTCCTTTAAAAAGTATTGAGTAA